Proteins co-encoded in one Ruegeria sp. HKCCD4315 genomic window:
- the dusA gene encoding tRNA dihydrouridine(20/20a) synthase DusA, with translation MKNKSQKAARLSVAPMMDWTDRHCRFFHRLLSAETLLFTEMVTAPALVRGGAMHLLEYSQDEHPVALQLGGSDPEELAQAARLGAEAGYDEINLNCGCPSDRVQSGTFGAVLMKDPGRVADCVSAMRAAVDIDVTVKCRIGVDDQNPEEVLPAFLDQIRSAGCQRVTIHARKAWLQGLSPKENRDIPPLDYDLVHRVKAAFPDLHISINGGINSLDEAKVHLDAGLDGVMIGRAAYHQPGDILSEADPRIFGVGDARDPIAIVQQMVPYVDQHLAKGGRLHQITRHMLGLFAGRPGARAWRRALSEGAVHKEAGPKVMLQALNHVAPMAEA, from the coding sequence TTGAAAAATAAATCACAAAAAGCAGCGCGTTTAAGCGTGGCGCCCATGATGGATTGGACCGATCGACATTGTCGGTTTTTTCATCGTCTGCTTAGCGCCGAGACTTTGCTTTTTACCGAGATGGTGACGGCCCCGGCACTTGTGCGGGGAGGCGCGATGCATCTGCTGGAGTATTCCCAAGACGAACATCCCGTGGCTTTGCAATTGGGCGGGTCAGACCCGGAAGAGCTGGCGCAAGCGGCGCGGCTGGGGGCCGAGGCCGGGTACGATGAGATCAACCTCAATTGCGGTTGCCCGTCGGACCGGGTGCAATCGGGCACCTTTGGCGCGGTTCTGATGAAGGATCCGGGCCGCGTCGCCGATTGCGTGTCTGCAATGCGCGCAGCGGTGGACATAGACGTGACCGTCAAGTGCCGCATCGGGGTGGACGACCAAAACCCCGAGGAGGTTTTGCCTGCGTTTCTGGATCAGATCCGCAGCGCGGGCTGTCAAAGGGTGACTATCCACGCGCGCAAGGCCTGGTTGCAAGGGCTCAGCCCCAAAGAAAACCGGGACATTCCGCCTTTGGATTATGATTTGGTGCACCGGGTGAAGGCGGCGTTTCCCGACCTTCATATCTCAATAAACGGTGGCATCAATTCGTTGGACGAGGCGAAGGTTCATTTGGACGCAGGTCTGGACGGGGTGATGATCGGACGTGCCGCCTATCACCAACCAGGAGACATCCTGTCTGAGGCCGACCCGCGTATCTTTGGTGTTGGAGACGCGCGGGATCCGATTGCGATCGTTCAACAAATGGTGCCCTATGTCGATCAGCACCTTGCCAAAGGTGGACGCTTGCACCAGATCACGCGTCATATGCTCGGTCTTTTTGCCGGTCGCCCCGGCGCCCGCGCGTGGCGGCGTGCATTGTCCGAAGGGGCCGTTCACAAAGAGGCCGGGCCAAAAGTGATGTTGCAGGCGCTGAACCACGTTGCGCCGATGGCAGAGGCGTAA
- a CDS encoding sulfite exporter TauE/SafE family protein: MPETMLLAQMLGLLLVIGALAGVLAGLLGVGGGIVLVPAFFYAFQTLGYGGPQLMQLCLATSLATIIVTSVRSVMAHNKKGAVDWDILRGWGPGIVIGAVIGVLVASALRTEALQALFGVLGMVIGAYLGLGRSQWRLGDVMPGGIKRAILSPMVGCLSVLMGIGGGSFGVPLMSLYNTPIHRAVATAAGFGVIIAVPSVVGFLFLEIAPEHRPPLTIGAVNLVAFAVVVAMTMITAPWGVKLAHAMDPKPLKRVFAVFLTLVALNMLRKAIGL; this comes from the coding sequence ATGCCCGAAACGATGTTGCTGGCCCAGATGTTGGGCCTTTTGCTTGTGATCGGGGCGCTTGCAGGCGTTCTGGCCGGGTTGCTGGGAGTCGGCGGAGGTATCGTCCTTGTCCCCGCGTTCTTTTATGCGTTCCAAACCCTTGGCTATGGCGGCCCGCAACTGATGCAGCTGTGTTTGGCGACGTCGCTTGCCACGATCATTGTGACATCGGTTCGCTCGGTTATGGCGCATAACAAAAAGGGAGCCGTGGATTGGGATATATTGCGTGGCTGGGGCCCGGGTATCGTCATCGGTGCGGTCATCGGTGTTCTGGTTGCCTCTGCCCTGCGGACCGAGGCCCTGCAGGCCCTGTTTGGCGTTCTGGGTATGGTGATTGGCGCGTATCTTGGGCTGGGCCGTTCTCAATGGCGGCTGGGCGATGTCATGCCGGGGGGGATCAAAAGGGCAATACTGTCGCCCATGGTAGGCTGTCTTTCGGTTCTGATGGGGATCGGGGGTGGCAGTTTTGGTGTTCCGCTGATGAGCCTTTATAACACCCCGATCCACCGTGCGGTCGCAACAGCGGCAGGCTTTGGTGTGATCATCGCGGTGCCGTCGGTCGTCGGCTTTCTGTTTCTTGAGATCGCGCCCGAACACCGCCCTCCGCTGACCATCGGGGCGGTCAATCTTGTGGCCTTTGCCGTTGTTGTTGCGATGACGATGATCACTGCACCCTGGGGTGTGAAACTGGCGCACGCGATGGATCCGAAACCCTTAAAACGGGTCTTCGCCGTGTTTCTGACGCTGGTGGCGCTGAACATGCTGCGGAAGGCAATTGGCCTATGA
- a CDS encoding STAS/SEC14 domain-containing protein — MITVHTNSDGALIEVELSGQVTSADYTNTLVPAIEAALAEHDSVRLLAIVQPEFKGYDLGAAWSDTKLGLSHWRGFDRIAVVADQGWVQTSIRLAAPILPCPVQLFDLADLEAARRWMRESLGSIHLTDLGGPCVQISLLGKLDPEEYKQAERDLDVLLQNRAGFRLLIDLREFDGWQGLSALAAHFRLASRHIGLLDRAAIVGDKSWQHMAQKVASHVLGTRTQFFSSEEFDNAKNWLATG, encoded by the coding sequence ATGATTACGGTCCATACGAATTCAGATGGCGCACTGATTGAAGTCGAATTGTCGGGGCAGGTTACTAGCGCCGACTACACCAACACTCTGGTCCCCGCGATTGAAGCCGCGCTGGCCGAGCATGACTCGGTGCGTCTGCTGGCCATCGTGCAGCCCGAGTTCAAAGGATATGATCTGGGTGCGGCCTGGTCTGACACGAAGCTGGGTCTAAGTCATTGGCGTGGCTTTGACCGGATCGCCGTAGTTGCCGATCAGGGATGGGTGCAGACCAGTATTCGACTGGCAGCCCCGATCTTGCCGTGCCCTGTGCAATTATTTGACCTGGCCGATCTGGAAGCAGCCCGCCGTTGGATGCGCGAGTCGCTGGGATCGATACACCTGACAGATCTGGGCGGGCCTTGTGTGCAGATCAGTCTGTTGGGCAAGCTGGACCCCGAGGAGTACAAGCAGGCAGAGCGTGATCTGGACGTATTGCTTCAGAATCGCGCCGGTTTTCGCCTGTTGATTGACCTGCGGGAATTTGACGGCTGGCAGGGGTTGTCTGCCCTGGCTGCGCATTTTCGGTTGGCCAGCCGCCATATCGGTCTGTTGGACCGGGCGGCCATTGTAGGGGACAAAAGCTGGCAGCATATGGCCCAGAAGGTTGCCAGTCATGTTCTGGGCACGCGCACTCAGTTCTTCTCGTCTGAAGAGTTCGACAACGCTAAAAACTGGCTGGCGACAGGTTAG
- a CDS encoding DUF1289 domain-containing protein has protein sequence MTNMVWKRNEVESPCVQICVVHPTERICTGCYRTIDEITRWSKMDSSERADIMDDLPSRKPRLAKRRGGRAARLNGS, from the coding sequence ATGACGAATATGGTGTGGAAACGGAATGAGGTCGAAAGCCCTTGCGTCCAGATCTGCGTTGTTCATCCGACCGAACGCATCTGCACGGGCTGCTATCGCACGATCGACGAAATCACGCGCTGGTCCAAAATGGACAGCTCTGAACGTGCCGACATCATGGATGATCTGCCCTCGCGCAAACCACGGCTTGCCAAACGGCGCGGCGGACGAGCAGCCCGACTGAACGGCTCCTGA
- the ruvX gene encoding Holliday junction resolvase RuvX, producing MIHDVFEEFAAALSPMTALMGLDLGEKTIGVAVSDRMRGVASPLETVRRKKFTLDSARLIEIVTDREIGGILLGLPKNMDGSEGPRCQSTRAFARNLSRLTDLPIGFWDERLSTVAAEKALLEADTTRKRRGQVIDHVAAGYILQGALDRLRFL from the coding sequence ATGATCCATGACGTCTTTGAAGAGTTCGCTGCGGCGTTGTCGCCGATGACCGCATTGATGGGTCTCGATCTTGGCGAAAAGACAATCGGTGTTGCCGTCTCTGACCGGATGCGCGGCGTGGCAAGTCCGTTGGAAACTGTTAGGCGCAAGAAATTCACGTTGGATTCCGCTCGTCTGATTGAGATCGTGACCGACCGTGAGATCGGCGGCATACTGTTGGGATTGCCAAAAAACATGGATGGGTCCGAAGGCCCACGTTGCCAGTCAACGCGGGCTTTTGCGCGAAACTTGTCACGTTTGACGGATCTGCCAATCGGTTTCTGGGACGAGCGGCTCAGCACGGTTGCGGCAGAAAAAGCACTGCTTGAGGCGGATACGACACGAAAACGTCGCGGACAGGTTATTGATCACGTTGCTGCCGGTTATATCTTGCAAGGGGCGCTGGACAGGCTGCGCTTTTTGTAA
- the ccmI gene encoding c-type cytochrome biogenesis protein CcmI: MTFWVLIFIVALLIAAFLCFTLLRNRRAEKPAAAYDLEVYREQLAGVDKDLARGVIGEADAERVRTEISRRILAADENLKKGGAASGPSRAVSIVSVVVIALILIGGAMALYDRTGAVGLPDMPLTARLELAEDVRANRPPQNAAEQLATPPQPAQLDESYAALLKQLRDTVANRPNDLQGQMLLAQHETNAGNFKAGYTAQQKVIELSGDAATADAYADLAEMMILAAGGYVSPEAEQALTEALNRNPRHGPARYYWGQMLAQVGRPDLAYRMWVQTLQDAPSGAPWAGAIRAQLDELAFRAGVFNAPDLSAAPGPSQDDVNAAAELTPEERQEMIQGMVNQLSDRLATEGGAPEEWARLIAALGVLGQGQRAIDIHKEAMQVFAGNSEALEILDAAALQAGIAQ, encoded by the coding sequence ATGACGTTCTGGGTTCTGATTTTCATTGTCGCGCTTCTGATTGCGGCTTTCCTTTGCTTTACCTTGCTGCGCAACCGCCGCGCGGAAAAGCCTGCAGCCGCATATGACCTTGAGGTATACCGCGAACAATTGGCGGGGGTTGATAAAGACCTTGCGCGCGGCGTGATTGGCGAGGCAGACGCCGAACGGGTTCGCACCGAAATCTCTCGTCGCATTCTGGCTGCGGACGAGAATTTGAAAAAGGGCGGTGCCGCGTCTGGCCCGTCGCGGGCTGTGTCCATCGTGTCGGTGGTGGTGATCGCGCTGATCCTGATCGGTGGAGCGATGGCGCTGTATGATCGGACCGGTGCCGTCGGTTTGCCGGACATGCCACTGACGGCTCGGTTGGAGCTTGCCGAAGATGTCCGGGCCAACCGACCACCCCAAAACGCCGCCGAGCAACTGGCGACTCCGCCCCAGCCTGCACAGCTGGACGAAAGCTATGCGGCGCTGCTGAAACAACTGCGAGATACTGTCGCCAACCGTCCAAATGATCTGCAGGGCCAGATGCTGTTGGCACAACACGAAACAAATGCAGGTAATTTCAAGGCAGGATACACCGCACAGCAAAAGGTAATCGAACTGTCCGGTGATGCGGCAACTGCGGACGCCTATGCCGATCTTGCCGAAATGATGATCCTTGCGGCTGGCGGCTATGTATCGCCCGAAGCGGAACAAGCCCTGACAGAGGCATTGAACCGAAATCCACGCCACGGGCCCGCCCGGTATTATTGGGGGCAAATGCTGGCGCAGGTCGGACGGCCCGATCTGGCCTATCGCATGTGGGTGCAAACCTTGCAGGACGCCCCAAGCGGCGCGCCCTGGGCCGGGGCCATTCGGGCGCAACTGGATGAGCTTGCTTTCCGTGCAGGTGTCTTCAATGCACCCGACCTGAGTGCAGCGCCAGGTCCAAGCCAGGACGACGTGAATGCCGCCGCCGAATTGACCCCTGAAGAACGGCAAGAGATGATTCAGGGGATGGTGAACCAACTGTCTGACCGACTGGCAACCGAAGGCGGCGCGCCCGAAGAGTGGGCTCGCCTGATTGCAGCATTGGGCGTTCTGGGACAGGGCCAACGGGCCATCGACATTCACAAAGAGGCCATGCAAGTCTTTGCCGGGAATTCCGAAGCGCTTGAAATCCTTGACGCAGCCGCGTTGCAGGCCGGGATTGCCCAATGA
- a CDS encoding sarcosine oxidase subunit beta family protein has protein sequence MKHYSAFAVAREALRYHTGWERAWRSPEPKKKYDVIIIGAGGHGLATAYYLGKNYGIQNVAVIEKGWLGGGNTGRNTTIIRSNYLQDPSAALYEKARGLYEDLSQDLNYNIMFSPRGVMMLAQTQHEIRGYQRTAHANALQGVKTEWITPERVKELVPIINLDGPRYPVLGALWQERGGTARHDAVAWGYARACSAMGMDIIQQCEVTGVRSDNGRVVGVDTTKGAIDCDKLGIVVAGHSGQLAEMAGFRLPLEAIALQALVSEPIKPCMDVVVMANTVHGYMSQSDKGEMVIGGGTDGFNNYTQRGSFHHIEETVRALVETFPMISRLKMLRQWGGIVDMTGDRSPILSKTPLGGCFINCGWGTGGFKAIPGSGWGMAQLMATGHSPLTESFTLDRFKEGRFIDESVAAGVAH, from the coding sequence ATGAAACATTATTCAGCCTTTGCTGTGGCGCGGGAAGCTCTGCGCTATCACACCGGATGGGAACGCGCCTGGCGTTCACCCGAACCCAAGAAGAAATATGACGTCATCATCATCGGTGCAGGCGGGCACGGTCTGGCGACCGCGTATTACCTTGGCAAGAACTACGGCATTCAGAATGTCGCAGTGATCGAAAAAGGCTGGCTGGGCGGCGGTAACACCGGTCGCAACACCACGATCATTCGGTCCAACTATCTGCAAGATCCGTCGGCGGCGCTGTATGAAAAGGCGCGGGGCCTCTACGAGGACCTGAGCCAGGACCTGAACTACAATATCATGTTCAGCCCGCGTGGCGTGATGATGCTGGCGCAGACACAGCACGAGATTCGCGGTTATCAACGCACGGCCCATGCCAACGCTTTGCAGGGCGTGAAAACTGAATGGATTACGCCCGAGCGCGTCAAGGAACTGGTGCCGATCATTAATCTGGACGGTCCGCGCTATCCGGTTCTGGGCGCGTTGTGGCAGGAACGCGGCGGCACCGCGCGTCACGATGCTGTGGCCTGGGGCTATGCCCGTGCCTGTTCTGCCATGGGGATGGACATCATTCAGCAATGTGAAGTCACCGGCGTCCGATCGGATAACGGCCGAGTGGTTGGCGTCGACACCACCAAAGGCGCCATCGATTGTGACAAGCTGGGCATCGTCGTTGCCGGCCATTCCGGTCAACTGGCCGAAATGGCGGGTTTCCGTTTGCCGCTTGAAGCGATTGCATTGCAGGCACTGGTGTCGGAACCGATCAAACCCTGCATGGATGTGGTTGTGATGGCGAACACCGTGCACGGCTATATGTCTCAGTCCGACAAGGGTGAGATGGTGATCGGTGGCGGCACCGACGGGTTCAACAACTACACACAACGCGGATCGTTCCATCACATCGAGGAAACCGTCCGCGCTTTGGTCGAGACCTTCCCCATGATCTCGCGCCTGAAAATGCTGCGTCAATGGGGTGGGATCGTGGATATGACCGGCGACCGGTCCCCGATTTTGTCCAAGACACCGCTAGGTGGCTGTTTCATCAACTGTGGTTGGGGGACAGGCGGCTTCAAGGCGATCCCGGGGTCCGGCTGGGGCATGGCACAGCTGATGGCCACCGGCCATTCGCCGCTAACCGAATCCTTTACTCTCGACCGCTTCAAAGAGGGCCGCTTCATCGACGAAAGCGTCGCTGCTGGGGTGGCGCACTAA
- a CDS encoding sarcosine oxidase subunit delta gives MLILNCPYCGVDAEETELTAGGEAHLKRYGPGSSDDEFHDYLFMRENPKGVHFERWRHANGCGKWFHTARCTQTLEVFGTYPAQTTEPPQEIKDAITAKRPGWSWREFSV, from the coding sequence ATGCTGATCCTGAACTGCCCATACTGCGGCGTCGATGCCGAAGAAACCGAACTGACAGCCGGTGGCGAAGCGCATCTGAAGCGCTATGGCCCCGGTTCGTCGGATGATGAATTCCACGACTACCTGTTTATGCGTGAAAACCCCAAAGGTGTTCACTTTGAACGCTGGCGCCATGCCAACGGCTGTGGCAAGTGGTTCCACACCGCGCGCTGCACACAAACGCTCGAAGTTTTCGGCACCTATCCGGCCCAGACCACCGAGCCGCCGCAAGAGATCAAGGACGCCATCACCGCCAAGCGCCCCGGATGGTCATGGAGAGAGTTCTCCGTATGA
- a CDS encoding sarcosine oxidase subunit alpha family protein → MSTRLAKQGRLIDRSKKVTFTFNGTAMQGYEGDTLASALLANDQMMMGRSFKYHRPRGVVASGAEEPNALVGLGQGNRFEPNQRATTTELFNGLNAISQNHWPNLEFDIGAVNTALARFLPAGFYYKTFIHPKPFWKHVYEPFIRQSAGLGKAPDKDSRDADTYEHFYAFTDVLVIGGGIAGLQAAKTAAQSGAKVLLIEQTAHWGGRAPVDGGTVNGEPVDKFVEQLVSELETMGNVTMRARCMGAGVYDHGYVLGYERLTDHTPGIQGPRHRLWRIRAKQVVTATGAIERPLSFAGNDVPGVMLASAMRDYVVNWGVTPGERVIVATNNDDAYRTAILLKQAGVDVLRVVDARASAGPLAQEARDLGIRVDPGKAIAKVKGGKRVKKVAICNQEGVGGAREEIEADAVAMSGGWSPVVHMWSHCGGKLIWDEAHAHFRPDPDRPPLGADGEGFVLATGSSNGPLALADVLKDADAAGKAAGKAVGHTPKRTKAPVGETTAEAPMEAVWLMPANAEIQLRAKSWLDFQNDVKVSDVQLAAREGYESVEHTKRYTTLGMATDQGKLSNINGLAILADALESEIPKVGTTTFRPPYTPISMGAIGGEARGEVFQPIRQTPMHNWHDKNGADWEPVGHWRRTYAYVRPGESVHDAVNREVKNTRENLGLLDASTLGKLIVKGPDAGKFLDMMYTNMMSTLKVGKCRYGLMCSENGFLIDDGVVARIDDDTWLCHTTTGGAERIHGHMEEWLQTEWWDWKVYVANVTEQYAQVAVVGPNARKVLEKLGGMDVSKEALPFMEWRDGKIGDFDCRAYRISFSGELSYEIAVPASQGQAFWDALMAAGKEFGVMPYGTECLHILRAEKGFIMIGDETDGTVIPQDLGLHWALSKKKEDYLGKRAHSRSHMTDPERWKLVGLETVDGSVIPDGAYAVGEGVNANGQRNMIGRVTSTYYSANLGKGIAMGLIKHGPDRMGEIVEFPGTDGKTYKAKIVDPIFFDKDGEKQNV, encoded by the coding sequence ATGAGCACCCGTCTCGCAAAACAGGGCCGGCTGATTGACCGGTCGAAAAAGGTCACATTTACGTTCAACGGCACTGCGATGCAGGGCTATGAAGGCGATACGCTCGCCTCGGCGCTGCTGGCCAATGATCAGATGATGATGGGCCGTTCCTTCAAGTACCACCGGCCGCGTGGCGTTGTCGCCAGCGGTGCGGAAGAGCCGAACGCTTTGGTTGGTCTGGGGCAGGGCAATCGTTTCGAACCGAACCAGCGCGCGACAACAACCGAGTTGTTCAACGGTCTGAACGCAATCTCTCAGAACCACTGGCCGAACCTCGAGTTCGACATCGGTGCAGTGAACACGGCGTTGGCGCGGTTCCTGCCCGCCGGTTTCTATTACAAGACGTTCATCCATCCGAAACCGTTCTGGAAACACGTCTACGAGCCCTTCATCCGCCAATCTGCCGGTCTGGGCAAAGCGCCTGACAAAGACAGCCGCGACGCGGACACCTATGAACACTTCTATGCCTTCACCGATGTTTTGGTGATCGGCGGTGGTATCGCCGGGCTGCAGGCCGCCAAAACGGCTGCGCAATCCGGTGCCAAGGTTCTGCTGATCGAGCAGACGGCGCATTGGGGTGGTCGCGCTCCGGTTGACGGTGGTACGGTGAATGGCGAGCCTGTGGATAAGTTCGTGGAACAATTAGTTTCCGAACTCGAAACAATGGGCAACGTTACCATGCGTGCGCGCTGCATGGGTGCGGGCGTCTATGACCACGGTTATGTACTGGGATATGAGCGTCTGACAGACCACACTCCGGGCATTCAAGGTCCGCGCCATCGGTTGTGGCGTATCCGCGCAAAGCAGGTTGTCACCGCCACCGGCGCAATTGAGCGTCCGTTGTCATTCGCGGGCAACGATGTGCCGGGCGTGATGCTGGCATCTGCGATGCGCGACTATGTTGTGAACTGGGGTGTAACACCCGGTGAGCGCGTAATTGTTGCCACCAACAACGACGACGCCTATCGCACCGCGATCTTGTTGAAACAGGCCGGTGTTGATGTTCTGCGCGTGGTTGACGCCCGTGCATCTGCTGGCCCTCTGGCGCAAGAGGCGCGGGACCTTGGTATCCGCGTTGATCCCGGCAAGGCCATCGCGAAGGTCAAAGGCGGTAAACGCGTCAAAAAGGTTGCCATCTGTAACCAAGAGGGTGTCGGCGGCGCGCGCGAAGAGATCGAAGCCGATGCGGTCGCCATGTCAGGCGGCTGGTCTCCGGTTGTGCATATGTGGTCACATTGCGGTGGCAAACTGATCTGGGACGAGGCGCACGCGCATTTCCGCCCCGATCCTGATCGCCCACCGTTGGGTGCTGATGGTGAAGGCTTTGTTCTTGCTACTGGCAGCTCGAATGGTCCGTTGGCTCTGGCAGATGTTCTGAAAGACGCAGACGCAGCAGGCAAAGCAGCGGGCAAGGCCGTTGGTCATACGCCCAAACGCACCAAAGCCCCGGTTGGTGAAACCACTGCCGAGGCACCGATGGAAGCTGTTTGGCTGATGCCTGCCAATGCTGAAATCCAGCTGCGCGCTAAATCGTGGCTCGACTTCCAGAACGACGTCAAAGTCTCGGACGTTCAGCTGGCGGCGCGCGAAGGGTATGAAAGCGTCGAGCACACCAAGCGTTACACCACGCTGGGCATGGCGACCGATCAGGGTAAGCTGAGCAATATCAACGGCTTGGCGATCCTTGCTGATGCACTTGAATCAGAGATTCCCAAAGTCGGCACCACCACCTTCCGTCCGCCCTATACGCCCATTTCGATGGGTGCGATCGGGGGCGAGGCGCGCGGTGAAGTGTTCCAACCGATCCGTCAGACTCCGATGCACAACTGGCATGACAAGAACGGTGCCGATTGGGAACCTGTCGGCCACTGGCGCCGGACATATGCCTATGTTCGTCCCGGTGAGTCCGTGCATGACGCAGTGAACCGCGAGGTGAAGAACACCCGCGAAAACCTCGGATTGCTGGACGCATCGACACTGGGAAAACTGATCGTCAAAGGGCCTGATGCAGGCAAGTTCCTCGACATGATGTACACCAACATGATGTCCACGCTGAAGGTCGGCAAATGCCGCTATGGCCTGATGTGTTCGGAAAACGGCTTCCTGATCGACGACGGCGTTGTCGCCCGGATCGACGATGACACCTGGCTGTGCCACACCACCACCGGCGGGGCCGAGCGCATCCATGGTCACATGGAAGAATGGCTGCAGACCGAATGGTGGGATTGGAAAGTCTACGTCGCCAATGTGACCGAGCAATATGCGCAAGTCGCCGTGGTCGGACCGAACGCGCGCAAGGTGCTTGAGAAGCTGGGCGGCATGGATGTCAGCAAAGAGGCGCTGCCATTCATGGAATGGCGCGATGGCAAGATCGGTGACTTCGATTGCCGTGCCTATCGCATCTCGTTCTCGGGTGAGCTGTCCTATGAGATCGCTGTTCCCGCATCTCAAGGTCAGGCGTTCTGGGATGCCTTGATGGCGGCAGGTAAAGAGTTCGGAGTGATGCCGTACGGCACCGAATGTCTGCACATCCTGCGGGCCGAAAAGGGCTTTATCATGATCGGCGACGAGACCGACGGCACCGTGATCCCGCAGGATCTGGGGCTGCACTGGGCGTTGTCGAAAAAGAAAGAAGACTACTTGGGCAAACGCGCCCATTCGCGCAGCCATATGACCGATCCAGAGCGCTGGAAACTGGTCGGTCTTGAGACTGTGGATGGTTCTGTCATTCCCGACGGTGCTTATGCGGTGGGCGAAGGCGTCAACGCCAACGGTCAGCGCAACATGATCGGGCGCGTGACCTCGACCTATTACTCGGCCAATCTGGGCAAAGGCATCGCCATGGGCTTGATCAAGCACGGCCCGGATCGCATGGGTGAGATTGTCGAGTTCCCGGGCACCGACGGTAAAACCTACAAAGCCAAGATCGTGGACCCGATCTTCTTCGACAAGGACGGGGAGAAGCAGAATGTCTGA
- a CDS encoding sarcosine oxidase subunit gamma: protein MSEPISALNHASYDGIAKIAECGLQGMITLRGDLSDKVLAKAVKDATGQKVPGQREALVKGDTGVAWMSTDELLVLVPYAEAEAKLAAMTNALSGTHALAVNVSDARAVFSITGASAREVLGKLAPVELSAEAFQPGQIRRSRLAQVAGAFWMDDDQTFRVVCFRSAADYVFKLLKVAAQPGSEVGVY from the coding sequence ATGTCTGAACCCATCAGCGCACTGAACCACGCCAGTTATGACGGGATCGCCAAGATCGCGGAATGTGGCCTGCAAGGCATGATCACCCTGCGCGGTGATCTGTCCGACAAGGTTCTGGCCAAAGCCGTCAAGGATGCAACCGGGCAGAAAGTGCCGGGTCAGCGCGAGGCTTTGGTCAAGGGCGACACCGGCGTGGCTTGGATGTCTACCGATGAATTGCTGGTGCTGGTGCCTTACGCCGAGGCCGAGGCCAAATTGGCCGCAATGACCAACGCGCTCAGCGGCACGCATGCTCTGGCGGTCAACGTCTCGGATGCGCGTGCGGTATTCAGCATCACGGGTGCCAGCGCGCGTGAAGTATTGGGCAAGCTGGCCCCGGTTGAGCTGTCGGCAGAAGCCTTCCAACCCGGCCAAATCCGTCGCTCGCGTCTGGCGCAGGTGGCTGGCGCATTCTGGATGGACGACGATCAGACCTTCCGCGTTGTGTGCTTCCGCTCCGCTGCGGACTACGTCTTTAAATTGCTGAAGGTTGCCGCGCAGCCGGGCAGTGAGGTTGGCGTTTATTGA
- a CDS encoding FkbM family methyltransferase: protein MLTQARKMFYRARGYYAGTLNGEPFHLDPYHSKFWRKASAGHWEPETFAVLDRFLSPDSDYLDIGAWIGPTVLYGARNARHVWCFEPDPTAYRHLAWNLDLNDVQNVSAFGVALSDQFGVARMASVRGEPGDSTSSLLHDGAHGSDALTIAWDQFAAVNDLSGVSLVKMDIEGAEFFVLPTLAPWLKEHRPALFLSLHAPLLPEAERHDRVAGLLEALDFYPSLSDDKMQPLKPAEILKPEGLNRYRTILLQ, encoded by the coding sequence ATGCTGACACAGGCGCGCAAGATGTTTTACCGCGCCCGCGGATACTATGCAGGTACCCTGAACGGAGAGCCCTTTCACCTGGACCCGTATCATTCCAAATTCTGGCGCAAGGCGTCTGCGGGCCATTGGGAACCAGAAACCTTTGCGGTGCTGGACCGGTTCCTGTCGCCCGACAGCGACTATCTGGACATCGGGGCTTGGATCGGTCCCACAGTCCTGTACGGCGCACGAAACGCACGGCATGTGTGGTGCTTCGAACCCGACCCCACCGCGTACCGGCATCTGGCCTGGAATCTGGATCTGAATGACGTTCAAAACGTCTCGGCGTTTGGCGTCGCCCTGTCGGACCAGTTTGGCGTGGCGCGTATGGCCTCGGTTCGGGGCGAGCCGGGGGATTCCACAAGTTCGCTTCTGCACGACGGGGCGCATGGGTCTGATGCATTGACCATCGCGTGGGACCAGTTCGCGGCCGTAAATGATCTGTCCGGCGTGTCGTTGGTTAAGATGGATATTGAGGGGGCAGAGTTCTTTGTCTTACCAACCCTCGCACCGTGGCTCAAAGAACATCGCCCTGCCCTGTTTTTGTCGCTGCACGCTCCTTTGCTGCCCGAGGCTGAACGACATGACCGGGTGGCTGGGTTGTTGGAGGCGTTGGATTTCTACCCCTCTCTCTCGGATGACAAGATGCAACCGCTGAAACCGGCGGAGATTTTGAAGCCAGAGGGGTTAAACCGGTACCGCACAATCCTCTTGCAATAA